The following are encoded in a window of Staphylococcus piscifermentans genomic DNA:
- the pflA gene encoding pyruvate formate-lyase-activating protein, whose amino-acid sequence MEGRIHSVESLGTVDGPGLRYIIFTQGCLLRCLYCHNPDTWNLTDAPRKVSAEELVAEILPYRPYFSTSDGGVTVSGGEPLLQMPFLELLFQQLKAEGIHTCIDTSAGCVNETPTFLAHLDNLLNYTDLILLDLKHIDNDKHLVLTGKPNQHILKFAQHLSERKQPVWIRHVLVPGYTDDEDDLIHLGKFIATLDNVERFEILPYHQLGVHKYEALGQTYPLEGVQEPSEADVARAYELVNFQGATPLSIH is encoded by the coding sequence ATGGAAGGACGAATTCACTCTGTAGAAAGCTTGGGCACGGTCGACGGACCAGGCTTGCGCTATATCATATTTACACAAGGCTGCTTATTGCGTTGCCTTTATTGCCATAATCCTGACACCTGGAATTTGACCGATGCGCCACGCAAAGTGAGTGCAGAGGAACTCGTCGCAGAAATACTTCCATATCGCCCTTATTTCAGCACTTCAGACGGCGGCGTCACAGTGAGCGGAGGAGAACCGCTTCTGCAAATGCCTTTCTTAGAACTCCTTTTCCAGCAGTTGAAAGCAGAAGGTATTCACACTTGCATCGATACTTCAGCCGGTTGCGTCAACGAAACACCGACCTTTCTCGCGCACTTAGACAACTTGCTCAACTACACAGATCTGATCTTGCTCGATCTTAAACACATCGACAACGACAAACATCTGGTACTGACTGGCAAACCGAACCAGCACATCTTGAAATTTGCACAACATTTGTCCGAACGCAAACAACCCGTGTGGATCCGTCACGTTCTCGTTCCAGGATATACTGATGACGAGGATGACCTCATCCATCTCGGCAAATTTATCGCTACACTAGACAACGTTGAACGTTTCGAAATCTTGCCATATCATCAACTCGGCGTGCACAAATACGAAGCACTCGGACAAACATATCCCTTGGAAGGCGTACAAGAGCCGAGTGAAGCAGACGTCGCACGTGCTTACGAACTCGTCAACTTCCAAGGCGCAACACCACTTTCCATTCACTAA
- a CDS encoding class I SAM-dependent DNA methyltransferase yields the protein MEESVFQHIAHRYDNDPQIHLTGKIAGEMEARMSIPHRLLDYGCGTGLVGLRFADEADHIIFADAENEMLKIVQQKIKDLDLKHAETLHLNVVEDTLPTIQVDTIIMSLVMLHVPDTQTLLKQLFKLLEPGGQILIADFNHNENVSHPLIHSGFTQEEVKAQLEEAGFTDPAIHTFYQGEKIFMNQDASLFLAKANKS from the coding sequence ATGGAAGAATCAGTATTCCAACACATTGCACATCGCTACGATAATGACCCTCAAATTCACCTGACGGGAAAAATTGCGGGAGAGATGGAAGCACGCATGAGTATCCCGCACCGATTGCTAGACTACGGCTGCGGAACAGGATTAGTAGGTTTGCGCTTTGCGGACGAAGCGGACCACATCATCTTTGCGGATGCAGAAAATGAAATGCTGAAAATAGTACAACAGAAAATTAAGGACTTAGATTTAAAGCATGCAGAAACACTGCATCTTAATGTAGTAGAAGATACATTGCCTACTATACAAGTCGACACCATTATCATGTCCTTGGTAATGCTGCATGTTCCAGATACACAAACGTTGTTAAAACAATTGTTCAAATTGTTAGAGCCAGGCGGTCAAATTCTAATAGCAGATTTTAATCACAACGAGAACGTCAGCCATCCGCTTATTCACTCAGGATTTACCCAAGAGGAAGTCAAAGCACAACTGGAGGAAGCAGGATTCACGGACCCGGCCATCCATACTTTTTATCAAGGAGAAAAAATCTTTATGAATCAAGATGCTTCATTATTTTTAGCGAAAGCAAACAAATCATAA
- the pflB gene encoding formate C-acetyltransferase encodes MVETMKETTTPWASFKRGKWASEVDVRNFIQLNYTLYDGDSSFLESPTRATSDLWDQVMNLTREERERGGMWDMDTKVASTILSHDAGYLNEELEQIVGVQTDKPFKRSMQPFGGIRMAKAACEAYGYHLDEETERIFTDLRKTHNQGVFDAYSKEMLACRKAGIITGLPDAYGRGRIIGDYRRVALYGIDFLMEEKLKDFNNMSTEMDESTIRLREELSEQYRALKELKVLGERYGFDLSRPAENFKEAVQWLYLAYLAAIKEQNGAAMSLGRTSTFLDIYAERDLQAGVLTEREVQEIVDHFIMKLRLVKFARTPDYNELFSGDPTWVTESIGGVGLDGRAMVTKNSFRFLHTLDNLGPAPEPNLTVLWSQRLPENFKAYCAEMSIKSSSIQYENDDLMRESYGDDYGIACCVSAMRIGKQMQFFGARANLAKTLLYAINGGKDEKSGMQVGPEFVPIDSEILDYDEVYAKFDQMMEWLAGVYINSLNIIHYMHDKYSYERIEMALHDTDVHRTMATGIAGLSVAADSLSAIKYGQVKTIRNEEGLVVDFETTGDFPKYGNNDAHVDDIAIELVKSFMKKLRKHKTYRDSEHTMSVLTITSNVVYGKKTGNTPDGRKAGEPFAPGANPMHGRDEHGALASLSSVAKIPYEYCKDGISNTFSIVPKSLGKTDVEQNHNLVSVLDGYAMQHGHHLNINVFNRETLIDAMEHPEEYPQLTIRVSGYAVNFIKLTREQQLDVISRTFHERM; translated from the coding sequence ATGGTTGAAACAATGAAAGAGACAACGACGCCATGGGCAAGCTTTAAACGAGGTAAATGGGCTTCAGAAGTAGATGTGAGAAACTTTATTCAATTGAACTATACGTTGTATGACGGAGATTCATCATTCCTAGAATCACCTACACGGGCTACGAGTGATTTGTGGGATCAAGTAATGAATTTAACACGTGAAGAGCGTGAGCGAGGCGGCATGTGGGATATGGACACTAAAGTTGCTTCGACAATTTTATCGCATGATGCAGGTTATTTGAATGAAGAGTTAGAACAAATTGTGGGTGTTCAAACTGATAAACCATTCAAACGTTCTATGCAGCCATTCGGTGGTATTCGTATGGCGAAAGCAGCTTGTGAAGCTTATGGCTATCATTTAGATGAAGAAACAGAACGTATTTTTACAGATTTACGTAAAACACATAACCAAGGTGTCTTCGATGCCTATTCAAAAGAAATGCTGGCTTGTCGTAAAGCGGGTATTATTACTGGGCTGCCTGATGCTTATGGCCGTGGTCGTATTATCGGAGATTATCGTCGTGTGGCTTTGTATGGTATTGACTTTTTAATGGAAGAAAAGTTGAAAGACTTCAATAATATGTCGACTGAAATGGATGAAAGCACGATTCGTTTACGTGAAGAGTTATCTGAACAATACCGTGCTTTGAAAGAATTGAAAGTATTGGGCGAACGTTATGGATTCGATCTCAGCCGACCTGCAGAGAACTTTAAAGAAGCGGTACAATGGCTATACTTAGCTTATCTTGCTGCGATTAAGGAACAAAATGGTGCAGCAATGAGTTTAGGACGTACGTCTACTTTCTTAGATATTTATGCAGAACGTGATTTACAAGCGGGCGTCTTGACTGAACGCGAAGTACAAGAGATTGTCGACCACTTTATTATGAAACTACGCTTGGTTAAATTTGCGCGTACTCCTGATTATAATGAATTGTTCTCAGGTGATCCGACATGGGTAACTGAATCTATCGGCGGTGTAGGATTAGATGGTCGTGCAATGGTAACTAAGAACTCTTTCCGTTTCTTGCACACTTTAGATAACTTAGGACCTGCTCCAGAACCGAACTTAACTGTATTATGGTCCCAACGTTTACCTGAAAACTTTAAAGCATATTGTGCAGAAATGAGTATTAAATCAAGCTCTATCCAATATGAAAATGATGACTTGATGCGTGAGAGTTACGGCGACGATTACGGAATTGCCTGCTGCGTATCTGCAATGCGCATCGGCAAACAAATGCAGTTCTTTGGTGCACGTGCTAACTTAGCGAAAACATTGCTATATGCGATTAATGGTGGAAAAGATGAAAAATCTGGCATGCAAGTCGGCCCAGAATTTGTGCCGATTGATTCTGAAATACTCGATTATGATGAAGTATATGCGAAATTCGATCAAATGATGGAATGGTTGGCTGGAGTATATATCAACTCATTAAATATCATTCACTATATGCATGATAAATATAGTTATGAACGCATTGAAATGGCTTTGCATGATACAGATGTTCACCGCACGATGGCAACTGGTATTGCAGGACTATCTGTAGCAGCGGACTCATTATCTGCTATTAAATACGGACAAGTCAAAACTATCCGTAACGAAGAAGGCTTAGTTGTAGACTTTGAAACAACTGGCGATTTCCCTAAATACGGTAATAATGATGCACACGTGGATGATATCGCGATTGAATTAGTGAAATCATTTATGAAAAAATTACGCAAACATAAAACATACCGTGATTCAGAACATACTATGAGTGTGTTAACGATTACTTCTAACGTAGTATATGGTAAAAAAACGGGCAACACACCAGATGGACGCAAAGCTGGCGAACCATTTGCACCAGGTGCGAATCCTATGCACGGCCGTGATGAACATGGCGCATTAGCATCGTTATCATCAGTTGCCAAGATTCCATATGAATACTGTAAAGATGGTATATCTAATACATTTAGTATTGTGCCGAAATCACTTGGCAAAACAGACGTTGAACAAAATCACAACTTAGTTTCAGTATTAGATGGTTATGCAATGCAGCATGGTCACCATTTGAATATCAACGTCTTCAATCGTGAAACATTAATCGATGCAATGGAGCATCCGGAAGAATATCCGCAACTCACAATTCGCGTATCTGGCTATGCAGTTAACTTTATTAAGTTGACACGCGAGCAACAACTCGATGTTATATCAAGAACATTCCATGAAAGAATGTAG
- a CDS encoding sporulation protein has protein sequence MFDKILTSLKVGELTVDTRLEKAEFKADETISGKVVLKGGDKDQQVSRIRLTLLEPKEGSDENKDFGESDKVLQMYEIKSEQVVEKAQSVEKPFEFQLANFTLDKETNALVLRTHITIEDGADSEDEAEIRIQ, from the coding sequence ATGTTCGATAAAATTTTAACATCCCTGAAAGTTGGGGAGCTTACAGTGGATACACGTTTAGAAAAAGCTGAATTCAAAGCTGATGAAACAATTTCCGGGAAAGTTGTTTTAAAAGGCGGAGACAAAGATCAGCAAGTATCAAGAATCAGATTGACATTGCTTGAACCAAAAGAAGGTTCTGATGAAAATAAAGATTTTGGTGAATCTGACAAAGTCTTGCAAATGTATGAAATTAAAAGCGAACAAGTCGTTGAAAAAGCGCAATCTGTTGAGAAACCATTCGAATTCCAACTCGCTAATTTCACATTAGACAAAGAAACAAATGCCTTAGTATTACGTACACATATTACGATTGAAGACGGTGCAGACTCTGAAGACGAAGCCGAAATCCGCATTCAATAA